The window ACCTCTGGGTGTAGCGAGGCCTCGTACTTGATGTACTGCAACGCGAAGACGACCCAGGAATTACTCAAGTATCCGGCGGAAACACCGATCTTCCAAGGGGGCGTGGCGGCGAAGCCTGAGGTGTCGACGGTTGCCTGCGCGGCCGCTGCCGGGGCGGCGAGGCAGAGAAGCAGGGCGAGCAGCCAGGTGCGCGCTCTGACGGCGGTGGATCCAAGAATCATCGTCGTGTTCTCCTTCCTAGGAACGGGCCTTGCGTTGAGTGATGGCGTAAAGGGTGACGGCTCCGATGATGATCCCTCCTCGAACGATCAACTGCCAGTGGTAGCTTAAGCCGCCCATCAGGACGAGCGTATACGCCATGGAGAGCAGGAGAACGCCGGCCACGGTGCCGGCGATGCTCCCCTTTCCTCCCTCGAAGGTCGTGCCTCCTAGGACGGCCGCGGCCAAGGCGTCGAACTCGTAGCCTTCGCCGATGAGGTTCCCGGAGATGCCGTACCTGGCGAGAAGGAGGATGCCTGCGATGGCCCCTGTGACACCCGATATCACGTACGCGCCGATCACGGCGCGTCTCGTCTTGACGCCGGAAAGCCAGGCCGCAGCCTCGTTCGCCCCGGTCAGGTAGAGGGCGCGGCCGAAACGAGTCTTGTGCAAGACGTAGGCCGCCACAACGATCAGCAGCACGAGCACCACCACGACGATCGGAACCGACCCCCAGCGCCCGTTCAGTACCTTCCGGAAGCTTGGGGCGAGCACTCCGAACGCCGTGCCGCCCGTGACGAGACGGTTGACTCCCGTCAGTAAGATGGCCACGCCGAGAGTGGTCACGAACGGCTCCAGCCGCCCTCTGGCGACGAGTAGCCCGTTGAGCCAGCCGACCACCGCCCCCATGAGGACGGCGCTGCCCAGCGCCAGCGGCAGCCTTGAGTCGCTTCCACCCATCAGGGCGGCGCTCATGACGGCCGCCAGCGACGCGATCGCTCCGACGCTGAGGTCCACGCGCCGCGCCACCATGACGAGCGTGATGCCGAGTGACACTATCCCGAGCGGCGCCGCTTGCCTAAGCAGGTTCAAGAGGTTGCGGGGGCTCAGGAAGCCCGGTGCGATCGGTATGGCGACCAGCGCCAGGACGATCACGGCCAACCAGATCCCGTGGGTCCGCCAGTCGAGTGACTTCACGGAGCCTTGGCGTTCGTCCAGGAGTGTACGAGGAACCGCCTGCGCCCGGTGGCCGCGCGCAGCCCGACCACTCCCACGATGATCCCGCCCATCACGACCTGTTGGAGGTAGGCCGAGACGCCTAGAAGGTTGAGCAGGTTAGCCACGAGCGCGAGAACGAGCGCGCCAGCCAGGGCTCCGAAGACGCTGCCTTGTCCCCCGGAGAACGCGGCGCCGCCAAGGATGGCCGCGACGATCGCCTGCAGTTCGAACCCGCTTCCGGCGAGAGGGTAGCCTGCCTGTAGCCGAGCGAGCACCAGTACCGCCCCGAAGCCTGCGAACAGACCGGAGAGCATGTAGGCGATCAAGGTCGTGCGCTTCACGCGGATCCCAGCGCGCCTGGCGTACTCGGCGTGGCTGCCGGTAGCCAACAGGTATCGACCTAGACGCGTGTAACGAAGTACGAACCCCGTGGCGAGCGCGAGAACGGTGAGCACCCAGGCGGCGCCTGGCAGCACGAACTCAGCGGTGAAGAACGCCGCGAACGAAGGTGCCGTCTTGCCCACGGTGCGGTAGTTCGTCAGCAGGAAGGTGACCCCCTGCAAGAGCGCCATCATCCCGAAGGTAAGGACGAACGGATGTGCGCCTGCCCACGCGACGAGCACACCGTTCACGATGCCAACGGCAAGGCCGAGCC of the Trueperaceae bacterium genome contains:
- a CDS encoding ABC transporter permease produces the protein MKSLDWRTHGIWLAVIVLALVAIPIAPGFLSPRNLLNLLRQAAPLGIVSLGITLVMVARRVDLSVGAIASLAAVMSAALMGGSDSRLPLALGSAVLMGAVVGWLNGLLVARGRLEPFVTTLGVAILLTGVNRLVTGGTAFGVLAPSFRKVLNGRWGSVPIVVVVLVLLIVVAAYVLHKTRFGRALYLTGANEAAAWLSGVKTRRAVIGAYVISGVTGAIAGILLLARYGISGNLIGEGYEFDALAAAVLGGTTFEGGKGSIAGTVAGVLLLSMAYTLVLMGGLSYHWQLIVRGGIIIGAVTLYAITQRKARS
- a CDS encoding ABC transporter permease is translated as MNVLRQVAPLGVLALGQTIVLLAGGIDLSVGMLIGLAVPLGALTMAGNDAQVVPAILVMLGLGLAVGIVNGVLVAWAGAHPFVLTFGMMALLQGVTFLLTNYRTVGKTAPSFAAFFTAEFVLPGAAWVLTVLALATGFVLRYTRLGRYLLATGSHAEYARRAGIRVKRTTLIAYMLSGLFAGFGAVLVLARLQAGYPLAGSGFELQAIVAAILGGAAFSGGQGSVFGALAGALVLALVANLLNLLGVSAYLQQVVMGGIIVGVVGLRAATGRRRFLVHSWTNAKAP